In Zingiber officinale cultivar Zhangliang chromosome 1A, Zo_v1.1, whole genome shotgun sequence, a genomic segment contains:
- the LOC122037935 gene encoding patatin-like protein 3: MALPSAPDEPARGLDKLSYEIFSILESKFLFGYDDPPNLLLSTATFRDGCPRSLRPPAASDGRVRILSIDGGGHPADALLAAASLARLESSLSRLSGDPSARVADFFDVATGSGAGGVLAAMLFSRGPEGRPLHSAADAFHLLLSRSGRSSFVAARRGPLAWGRSQGSSEMLRKLFGDATLRDTVKPLLVPCFDLTTGAPFLFSRADAVEGGSYDFQLREVCAATCAAGTAPMELRSVDGRTRIAAIGGGVAMGNPAAAAITHVLNNKREFPFADSMKDLMVLSLGSATAGGIGKEVNPRRGRSLPSQAKLVRIAGEGVDDVVDQAIAMSFGQNKASNYVRIQSNGLEVYDDDIRKTRDADKLLRLLEKQLSQKNVESFLFRGKKISEQTNAEKLDWFARELVKENQRRSNSQIPNVVLKEVATPRTSSAAATKKAPARTSVSC, encoded by the exons ATGGCGTTGCCGTCGGCTCCGGATGAGCCTGCCAGGGGCCTCGATAAGCTTAGCTACGAGATCTTCTCCATCCTCGAAAGCAAGTTTCTGTTCGGTTACGATGATCCTCCTAACCTCCTCCTTTCCACCGCCACCTTCCGCGACGGCTGCCCTCGCTCTCTGCGGCCTCCCGCCGCCTCCGACGGCCGGGTCCGCATCCTCTCTATCGACGGTGGCGGACACCCTGCAGACGCCCTCCTAGCCGCCGCCTCCCTCGCCCGGCTTGAGTCCTCCCTCAGCCGCCTCTCCGGCGACCCCTCCGCCCGCGTTGCCGACTTCTTCGACGTCGCCACCGGGTCCGGCGCCGGAGGCGTCCTCGCTGCCATGCTCTTCTCCCGCGGCCCCGAAGGACGCCCCTTGCACTCAGCCGCCGACGCGTTTCATCTTCTCCTCTCGAGGAGCGGTCGGTCGTCGTTCGTGGCTGCGAGGCGGGGCCCGCTCGCTTGGGGGCGGTCGCAGGGGTCCTCCGAGATGCTCCGAAAATTGTTCGGCGACGCGACGCTGCGGGACACCGTGAAGCCGTTGCTGGTTCCCTGCTTCGACCTGACCACGGGGGCACCGTTCCTCTTCTCCCGGGCGGACGCGGTGGAGGGGGGCTCATACGATTTCCAGCTGCGGGAGGTGTGCGCTGCCACTTGCGCGGCGGGGACGGCGCCGATGGAACTTCGGTCTGTGGACGGGCGGACGCGGATCGCGGCCATTGGCGGCGGCGTAGCGATGGGCAACCCCGCCGCCGCGGCCATCACCCACGTGCTAAACAACAAACGCGAGTTCCCATTCGCAGACAGTATGAAGGACCTCATGGTGCTCTCCCTCGGAAGCGCCACCGCCGGCGGCATTGGAAAAGAAGTGAACCCGAGGAGGGGGAGGTCCCTGCCATCTCAGGCGAAGCTCGTTAGGATTGCCGGCGAAGGCGTCGACGACGTG GTGGATCAAGCAATCGCGATGTCATTTGGGCAAAACAAGGCTAGTAATTACGTGAGGATTCAG AGCAACGGATTGGAAGTATACGACGACGACATTCGAAAAACAAGAGACGCTGACAAATTGCTGAGGTTGCTGGAGAAACAATTGTCGCAGAAGAACGTGGAATCGTTCTTGTTTCGAGGGAAGAAGATCTCGGAGCAAACCAACGCTGAGAAGCTCGACTGGTTCGCCCGAGAGCTCGTCAAAGAAAACCAGCGGAGGAGCAATTCCCAGATTCCCAACGTGGTACTGAAGGAGGTGGCGACGCCGAGAACGTCCTCCGCCGCGGCCACCAAAAAGGCGCCGGCGAGGACATCCGTATCGtgctaa